From the genome of Segatella hominis, one region includes:
- a CDS encoding LysO family transporter, with protein sequence MLKIVLIMLCGIGTGYLLRNKKMSFLGRIITALIWILLFLLGIEVGSNPRIIGGIQTLGLEAVVLTFGGSAGSVLFAWALWKYVTAKQMKSSGSADTEKGGKA encoded by the coding sequence ATGCTCAAAATTGTATTGATAATGCTTTGCGGAATAGGTACAGGTTATCTGCTCCGTAATAAGAAAATGAGTTTTTTAGGTCGCATCATCACGGCGTTGATATGGATACTCCTGTTCCTGCTTGGTATTGAAGTTGGCTCCAATCCTCGTATCATAGGAGGTATTCAGACCTTAGGTCTCGAAGCCGTTGTTCTTACTTTTGGTGGTAGTGCGGGCAGTGTGCTTTTTGCATGGGCATTGTGGAAGTATGTTACTGCTAAACAGATGAAGTCTTCTGGTTCCGCTGATACGGAGAAGGGAGGTAAGGCATGA
- a CDS encoding lysine exporter LysO family protein, with product MKGSLIIVGFFVLGIIAGLCDVVPASFLDSDVSYIALCCLMFCVGVSIGCDTSILKSFKKVNPRLMMLPVMTILGTFAGCAAVSLVLGHRQLTDCLAIGSGFGYYSLSSIFITEYRGAELGTIALLANISREILTLLAAPLLARYFGKLAPISVGGATTMDTTLPIITRVSGENFIIVSIFHGFCVDFSVPFLVTFFCSL from the coding sequence ATGAAGGGTAGCTTGATTATAGTTGGTTTCTTTGTCTTAGGTATCATCGCTGGATTGTGTGATGTAGTTCCTGCCAGTTTTTTAGATAGTGATGTGAGTTATATTGCGCTCTGTTGCCTGATGTTCTGTGTGGGTGTCAGCATCGGTTGTGATACTTCTATTTTGAAGAGTTTCAAGAAGGTAAATCCTCGTTTGATGATGCTTCCGGTGATGACTATTTTGGGTACTTTTGCTGGGTGTGCAGCCGTATCTCTGGTATTAGGTCACCGTCAGCTTACTGACTGTTTGGCTATCGGTTCAGGATTCGGTTATTATTCCCTTTCAAGTATTTTTATTACTGAATATCGTGGTGCCGAACTTGGAACCATCGCTCTTCTTGCTAATATTAGCCGTGAAATTCTGACACTCTTAGCCGCTCCGTTGCTGGCGAGATATTTCGGAAAGTTGGCACCTATCAGCGTAGGTGGAGCCACCACAATGGATACTACGTTGCCTATTATTACCCGAGTGTCGGGAGAGAACTTCATCATCGTTTCCATCTTTCATGGTTTCTGTGTTGATTTCTCAGTACCTTTCCTGGTTACCTTTTTCTGCTCTCTATAA